A DNA window from Doryrhamphus excisus isolate RoL2022-K1 chromosome 2, RoL_Dexc_1.0, whole genome shotgun sequence contains the following coding sequences:
- the fgf24 gene encoding fibroblast growth factor 24 isoform X2: MSLLPSRFFYLCLHFLVLYFQLQESQQSSADFRFYIENHTRNPDDLSRKQVRIYQLYSRTTGKHVQILGKKINANGDDGALLVVETETFGSHIRIKGKESEHYICMNEKGKIVGRPDGRKQECVFVEEFLENNYTALVSAKYKGWYLGFNRKGRPKKGSRTTQRQQEVHFMKRHPKGRENPLEEFRFTTVTKRTRRARRLKPRRN; the protein is encoded by the exons ATGTCGCTGCTGCCTTCCAGGTTCTTTTACCT GTGTTTACATTTCCTGGTCCTCTATTTCCAACTACAG GAGTCCCAGCAGAGCTCCGCCGATTTCAGGTTCTACATCGAGAACCACACGAGGAACCCGGACGACCTGAGCCGCAAGCAGGTCCGCATCTACCAGCTGTACAGCAGGACCACGGGCAAACACGTCCAGATCCTCGGGAAGAAAATCAACGCCAACGGAGATGATGGGG CGCTCCTGGTGGTGGAGACGGAAACCTTCGGCAGCCATATTCGAATCAAAGGCAAAGAGAGCGAGCATTACATCTGCATGAACGAGAAGGGCAAAATCGTTGGACGG cCCGACGGAAGGAAGCAGGAGTGCGTGTTTGTGGAGGAGTTCCTGGAGAACAACTACACGGCCCTGGTGTCGGCCAAGTACAAAGGCTGGTACCTGGGCTTCAACCGCAAGGGGCGGCCCAAGAAGGGCTCGCGGACCACTCAGCGCCAGCAGGAAGTCCACTTCATGAAGCGCCACCCCAAGGGCCGGGAGAACCCGCTGGAGGAGTTTCGCTTCACGACAGTAACTAAGCGGACACGTAGGGCCCGGCGGCTAAAACCCAGGAGGAACTGA
- the fgf24 gene encoding fibroblast growth factor 24 isoform X1, translated as MSLLPSRFFYLCLHFLVLYFQLQESQQSSADFRFYIENHTRNPDDLSRKQVRIYQLYSRTTGKHVQILGKKINANGDDGGKYALLVVETETFGSHIRIKGKESEHYICMNEKGKIVGRPDGRKQECVFVEEFLENNYTALVSAKYKGWYLGFNRKGRPKKGSRTTQRQQEVHFMKRHPKGRENPLEEFRFTTVTKRTRRARRLKPRRN; from the exons ATGTCGCTGCTGCCTTCCAGGTTCTTTTACCT GTGTTTACATTTCCTGGTCCTCTATTTCCAACTACAG GAGTCCCAGCAGAGCTCCGCCGATTTCAGGTTCTACATCGAGAACCACACGAGGAACCCGGACGACCTGAGCCGCAAGCAGGTCCGCATCTACCAGCTGTACAGCAGGACCACGGGCAAACACGTCCAGATCCTCGGGAAGAAAATCAACGCCAACGGAGATGATGGGGGCAAGTATG CGCTCCTGGTGGTGGAGACGGAAACCTTCGGCAGCCATATTCGAATCAAAGGCAAAGAGAGCGAGCATTACATCTGCATGAACGAGAAGGGCAAAATCGTTGGACGG cCCGACGGAAGGAAGCAGGAGTGCGTGTTTGTGGAGGAGTTCCTGGAGAACAACTACACGGCCCTGGTGTCGGCCAAGTACAAAGGCTGGTACCTGGGCTTCAACCGCAAGGGGCGGCCCAAGAAGGGCTCGCGGACCACTCAGCGCCAGCAGGAAGTCCACTTCATGAAGCGCCACCCCAAGGGCCGGGAGAACCCGCTGGAGGAGTTTCGCTTCACGACAGTAACTAAGCGGACACGTAGGGCCCGGCGGCTAAAACCCAGGAGGAACTGA